The proteins below come from a single Mus musculus strain C57BL/6J chromosome 5, GRCm38.p6 C57BL/6J genomic window:
- the Crybb1 gene encoding beta-crystallin B1: MSQAAKASATTAVNPGPDGKGKGAPSTGPAPAPGPTPVPASVPRPAAKVGDLPPGSYRLIVFEQENFQGRRVEFSGECLNLGDRGFDRVRSLIVVSGPWVAFEQSAFRGEMFVLEKGEYPRWDTWTSSYRSDRLMSFRPIRMDSQEHKICLFEGANFKGNTMEIQEDDVPSLWVYGFCDRVGSITVSGGTWVGYQYPGYRGYQYLLEPGDFRHWNEWGAFQPQMQAVRRLRDRQWHQEGCFPVLTAEPPK; this comes from the exons ATGTCCCAGGCTGCCAAGGCTTCAGCCACCACAGCGGTGAACCCAGGGCCTGATGGCAAGGGAAAAGGGGCCCCATCCACAGGGCCAGCCCCTGCCCCTGGCCCCACTCCTGTCCCAGCTTCTGTGCCCAGGCCCGCTGCCAAAGTAGGGGACCTGCCTCCTGGGAGCTACAGG CTGATCGTCTTCGAGCAGGAAAACTTTCAGGGCCGCCGGGTGGAATTCTCGGGGGAGTGCCTGAATCTGGGGGACCGTGGCTTCGACAGAGTGCGCAGCCTGATCGTCGTCTCGGGACC CTGGGTGGCCTTTGAGCAATCTGCCTTCCGTGGAGAGATGTTTGTCCTGGAGAAGGGCGAGTACCCACGCTGGGACACCTGGACCAGCAGTTACCGCAGTGACCGGCTCATGTCCTTCCGGCCCATCAGGATG gatTCCCAGGAACATAAGATCTGCCTGTTCGAAGGGGCCAACTTCAAGGGCAACACCATGGAGATCCAAGAGGATGATGTGCCCAGCCTCTGGGTTTATGGCTTCTGTGACCGTGTGGGCAGCATAACCGTCTCTGGTGGCAC ATGGGTCGGCTACCAGTACCCAGGTTACCGTGGCTACCAGTATCTGCTGGAGCCTGGCGACTTCCGGCACTGGAACGAGTGGGGCGCCTTCCAGCCGCAGATGCAGGCTGTGCGGCGCCTGCGGGACCGCCAGTGGCACCAAGAGGGCTGCTTCCCGGTGCTGACAGCCGAGCCCCCCAAGTGA
- the Crybb1 gene encoding beta-crystallin B1 isoform X1 has protein sequence MTHTQKSVLLEVALELTRVLSTQRPQAQLRRGAMETPYSLSLCLPTPSARLLFCTPTSALGGRQGRRAGRGSGHAHTGIRSLNRCCLRSSCAPGMETSAKEADRRAYKATSSNPAPGTMSQAAKASATTAVNPGPDGKGKGAPSTGPAPAPGPTPVPASVPRPAAKVGDLPPGSYRLIVFEQENFQGRRVEFSGECLNLGDRGFDRVRSLIVVSGPWVAFEQSAFRGEMFVLEKGEYPRWDTWTSSYRSDRLMSFRPIRMDSQEHKICLFEGANFKGNTMEIQEDDVPSLWVYGFCDRVGSITVSGGTWVGYQYPGYRGYQYLLEPGDFRHWNEWGAFQPQMQAVRRLRDRQWHQEGCFPVLTAEPPK, from the exons ATGACCCATACCCAGAAGTCTGTGCTCCTTGAGGTAGCATTGGAGCTGACCAGAGTCCTCTCCACCCAACGCCCACAGGCACAGCTCCGGCGTGGAGCAATGGAAACACCCTACTCCCTCTCCTTGTGCCTTCCAACCCCGAGTGCCAGGCTGCTATTTTGCACACCCACATCTGCCCTCGGAGGACGCCAGGGGCGGAGGGCTGGGAGAGGTTCAGGACACGCACACACTGGCATTCGCTCTCTGAACAGATGTTGCCTGAGAAGCTCCTGTGCACCTGGCATGGAGACAAGTGCTAAGGAGGCAGACAGGCGAGCTTACAAGGCTACATCTAGTAACCCAG CACCAGGAACCATGTCCCAGGCTGCCAAGGCTTCAGCCACCACAGCGGTGAACCCAGGGCCTGATGGCAAGGGAAAAGGGGCCCCATCCACAGGGCCAGCCCCTGCCCCTGGCCCCACTCCTGTCCCAGCTTCTGTGCCCAGGCCCGCTGCCAAAGTAGGGGACCTGCCTCCTGGGAGCTACAGG CTGATCGTCTTCGAGCAGGAAAACTTTCAGGGCCGCCGGGTGGAATTCTCGGGGGAGTGCCTGAATCTGGGGGACCGTGGCTTCGACAGAGTGCGCAGCCTGATCGTCGTCTCGGGACC CTGGGTGGCCTTTGAGCAATCTGCCTTCCGTGGAGAGATGTTTGTCCTGGAGAAGGGCGAGTACCCACGCTGGGACACCTGGACCAGCAGTTACCGCAGTGACCGGCTCATGTCCTTCCGGCCCATCAGGATG gatTCCCAGGAACATAAGATCTGCCTGTTCGAAGGGGCCAACTTCAAGGGCAACACCATGGAGATCCAAGAGGATGATGTGCCCAGCCTCTGGGTTTATGGCTTCTGTGACCGTGTGGGCAGCATAACCGTCTCTGGTGGCAC ATGGGTCGGCTACCAGTACCCAGGTTACCGTGGCTACCAGTATCTGCTGGAGCCTGGCGACTTCCGGCACTGGAACGAGTGGGGCGCCTTCCAGCCGCAGATGCAGGCTGTGCGGCGCCTGCGGGACCGCCAGTGGCACCAAGAGGGCTGCTTCCCGGTGCTGACAGCCGAGCCCCCCAAGTGA
- the Crybb1 gene encoding beta-crystallin B1 isoform X3, with protein MAVGESIDMAEKHMAPGTMSQAAKASATTAVNPGPDGKGKGAPSTGPAPAPGPTPVPASVPRPAAKVGDLPPGSYRLIVFEQENFQGRRVEFSGECLNLGDRGFDRVRSLIVVSGPWVAFEQSAFRGEMFVLEKGEYPRWDTWTSSYRSDRLMSFRPIRMDSQEHKICLFEGANFKGNTMEIQEDDVPSLWVYGFCDRVGSITVSGGTWVGYQYPGYRGYQYLLEPGDFRHWNEWGAFQPQMQAVRRLRDRQWHQEGCFPVLTAEPPK; from the exons ATGGCTGTGGGGGAGTCCATAgacatggctgagaagcacatgg CACCAGGAACCATGTCCCAGGCTGCCAAGGCTTCAGCCACCACAGCGGTGAACCCAGGGCCTGATGGCAAGGGAAAAGGGGCCCCATCCACAGGGCCAGCCCCTGCCCCTGGCCCCACTCCTGTCCCAGCTTCTGTGCCCAGGCCCGCTGCCAAAGTAGGGGACCTGCCTCCTGGGAGCTACAGG CTGATCGTCTTCGAGCAGGAAAACTTTCAGGGCCGCCGGGTGGAATTCTCGGGGGAGTGCCTGAATCTGGGGGACCGTGGCTTCGACAGAGTGCGCAGCCTGATCGTCGTCTCGGGACC CTGGGTGGCCTTTGAGCAATCTGCCTTCCGTGGAGAGATGTTTGTCCTGGAGAAGGGCGAGTACCCACGCTGGGACACCTGGACCAGCAGTTACCGCAGTGACCGGCTCATGTCCTTCCGGCCCATCAGGATG gatTCCCAGGAACATAAGATCTGCCTGTTCGAAGGGGCCAACTTCAAGGGCAACACCATGGAGATCCAAGAGGATGATGTGCCCAGCCTCTGGGTTTATGGCTTCTGTGACCGTGTGGGCAGCATAACCGTCTCTGGTGGCAC ATGGGTCGGCTACCAGTACCCAGGTTACCGTGGCTACCAGTATCTGCTGGAGCCTGGCGACTTCCGGCACTGGAACGAGTGGGGCGCCTTCCAGCCGCAGATGCAGGCTGTGCGGCGCCTGCGGGACCGCCAGTGGCACCAAGAGGGCTGCTTCCCGGTGCTGACAGCCGAGCCCCCCAAGTGA